Genomic DNA from Anaerobranca californiensis DSM 14826:
TTATTTGATTACACTATTAAAGCTTTTAATACAGCTTGGAAGTACCGTTTCCCAACATTTGTTTTAGGAGATGGATATCAAGCAAAAATGAGAGAGTCTTTAACTATTTACGATCCAGAAGAAAGAGGAATAGAGCTAGTAGATCCAGAGCCAATTCTTGGTAAAGAAGGAATGCCTGGCGTAGATAGACCTGCTGTCCATGCGAGAAACACATATAATACTGAAGAGGAGTTATATAATGTTGTAATGGAATTGGCCCGTGATTTTGAAAAGGCAGCCCCTGAAATTGTGGAATACAAAGAGTATAACTGTGAAGATGCAGATGTTGTTATTATCGCCCACGGTGTAGTTACAAGGGCTGCACAAGCCGCTATGGAACAACTACGTAAAGAGGGTATTAAAGTTGGGCATTTCAGACCTATTACTTTAAGACCTTTCCCTGTTGAAGAAATGAGGGCAGCAGTTAAGAATGCTAAAAAAATCTTAGTAGTAGAATCTTCTTATGGTCAGCTTTTAAAACAAGTTAAAGAGTATTTATACGGTATGACTATTGAATTAGATACATTATTGAAACCAGGTGTAGGTATTACATCTGATGAGATTGTAAAACAAATTAAAGGTTAGTTGGAAGGAGGGTATTTTTAT
This window encodes:
- a CDS encoding transketolase C-terminal domain-containing protein → MSQKPIQGEKKVFMTGNEVCAWAALAAKADIMYGYPITPQNEIMHYWTRLAPKFGKKFLQTEDEISAGFTTLGGALAGKKSFSATAGPGNTLFQEPMSMAEMMRIPSVVIIQQRGGPSTATVIYSQQEVTMTTFGGNGEGFRVVYSTSSHQELFDYTIKAFNTAWKYRFPTFVLGDGYQAKMRESLTIYDPEERGIELVDPEPILGKEGMPGVDRPAVHARNTYNTEEELYNVVMELARDFEKAAPEIVEYKEYNCEDADVVIIAHGVVTRAAQAAMEQLRKEGIKVGHFRPITLRPFPVEEMRAAVKNAKKILVVESSYGQLLKQVKEYLYGMTIELDTLLKPGVGITSDEIVKQIKG